One stretch of Miscanthus floridulus cultivar M001 chromosome 18, ASM1932011v1, whole genome shotgun sequence DNA includes these proteins:
- the LOC136521263 gene encoding uncharacterized protein: MKREGRQHGTVRISRSKVLKTAAADAEAAAEPVTVAVVVAATEKAAGKPTNASRSTGKCRRPRCAGCHAHPVTKARDKAKGAHKLRACDVALNHRLVSWRVVDQGQGVPEYRGKSASSLLAYLADGSDNSWHEEEEDGAGEGGGIGANDAGLSDLYDLFVGRRADTDAGGQEVDPDPAARDTDVDDVGEIQAIGEQGLLLDDKEDGDDEEEEDDDDDMGFCMVGVTIAVEFSDGEEDWIVVEEI; the protein is encoded by the coding sequence ATGAAGAGGGAAGGGCGGCAGCACGGCACCGTCCGGATCAGCCGCAGCAAGGTGCTGaagaccgccgccgccgacgccgaggcggcggcggagccggtgacggtggcggtggtggtggcggcgacggAGAAGGCGGCGGGGAAGCCGACGAACGCGTCGAGGAGCACGGGCAAGTGCCGGCGGCCCCGGTGCGCGGGGTGCCACGCGCACCCCGTCACCAAGGCGCGGGACAAGGCCAAGGGCGCGCACAAGCTCCGcgcctgcgacgtcgcgctcaACCACCGCCTCGTGTCCTGGCGCGTCGTCGACCAGGGCCAAGGCGTCCCCGAGTACAGGGGCAAGTCCGCCTCCTCCCTGCTGGCGTACCTGGCCGACGGAAGCGACAACAGCtggcacgaggaggaggaggacggcgccgGCGAAGGCGGCGGGATCGGAGCAAACGACGCCGGGCTCTCTGACCTCTACGACCTCTTCGTCGGCCGCCGCGCCGACACCGACGCTGGTGGCCAAGAAGTTGATCCTGATCCGGCGGCGCGTGATACTGACGTAGATGATGTAGGAGAGATTCAAGCAATTGGAGAGCAGGGACTGCTGCTGGATGACAAGGAAGATGGGgatgacgaggaggaggaagacgacgacgacgacatgggGTTCTGCATGGTCGGCGTCACCATCGCGGTGGAGTTCTCCGACGGCGAGGAGGACTGGATCGTGGTGGAGGAGATCTGA
- the LOC136519404 gene encoding uncharacterized protein, translating into MTGLRLNTKCAGFQPEKGAAIAPGDVIQSVSTPKGGGTKQNLSLKIVKQGGASGDWVVHAGLNREPAPIGRFPRSLFTGGFAEKAAAVRFGGMVTADNPPAPMGSGYLPGASAASVTGVQLVGPDARASPVTSDLPKLESRPEAYAVSPVENGSFFYGGPAKETAARARSIHPSRLLVVKCLRVRAVGEIKMYEFN; encoded by the coding sequence ATGACGGGTTTACGCCTGAACACCAAGTGCGCCGGATTCCAGCCGGAGAAAGGCGCAGCCATAGCTCCCGGCGACGTCATCCAGAGCGTCTCCACTCCCAAGGGCGGCGGCACCAAGCAAAACCTGAGCCTTAAGATCGTCAAGCAGGGCGGCGCGTCGGGCGACTGGGTGGTGCACGCGGGCCTGAACCGTGAGCCGGCGCCCATCGGCCGCTTCCCCAGGTCGCTCTTCACGGGAGGCTTCGCGGAGAAGGCGGCGGCCGTGCGGTTcggcggcatggtgaccgcggaCAATCCGCCGGCGCCCATGGGCAGCGGCTACCTGCCTGGGGCGTCCGCCGCGTCCGTGACCGGCGTCCAGCTCGTCGGCCCCGACGCGCGTGCGTCGCCGGTGACGTCGGACCTGCCCAAGCTGGAGAGCAGGCCCGAGGCGTACGCCGTCAGCCCCGTGGAGAATGGCAGCTTCTTCTACGGAGGACCGGCCAAGGAGACCGCGGCCCGTGCGCGATCGATCCATCCATCGAGGTTGTTGGTTGTGAAATGCCTGCGCGTGCGTGCAGTGGGCGAAATCAAAATGTACGAGTTTAATTAA